From Segatella copri, the proteins below share one genomic window:
- a CDS encoding D-alanine--D-alanine ligase — protein MENSKRTIAIVCGGDSSEHDVSLRSGQGLYSFFDKERYNIYLVDVKGTDWHVALDNGETIEIDKNDFSFVMNGKHVYFDYAYITIHGQPGENGVMQGYFDLIHLPYSTSGVLVEAMTFDKYVLNNYLRGFGINVADSILLRRGEAYDEEEIAKRIGMPCFVKPAADGSSFGVSKVKNADQLAPALRVAFMESNEVMIEGFLDGTEISQGIYKTAEKTVVLPATEVVTTNEFFDYDAKYNGQVQEITPARLSPETAEEVAKTTSRIYDILHANGIIRIDYIISKDKDGKDKVNMLEINTTPGMTVTSFIPQQVRAAGLDIKDVLSEIVENQF, from the coding sequence ATGGAAAATAGCAAGAGAACGATAGCCATCGTATGTGGTGGTGATTCTTCTGAGCACGACGTATCATTGCGCTCAGGACAGGGTTTGTACTCTTTCTTTGATAAAGAGCGCTACAATATTTATCTCGTCGATGTGAAGGGCACCGACTGGCATGTCGCTTTGGATAATGGTGAGACTATCGAGATTGACAAGAACGATTTTTCTTTCGTTATGAACGGCAAGCATGTCTATTTCGATTATGCTTATATCACCATCCACGGACAGCCTGGTGAGAATGGTGTGATGCAGGGCTACTTCGACCTCATCCATCTGCCATACTCTACAAGCGGTGTTCTGGTAGAGGCAATGACTTTTGATAAGTATGTGCTCAATAATTATCTGCGCGGTTTCGGTATAAACGTAGCAGACAGTATCTTGCTCCGTCGCGGTGAAGCTTATGATGAAGAAGAGATTGCCAAGCGCATCGGTATGCCTTGTTTCGTAAAGCCTGCTGCTGACGGCAGTAGCTTTGGTGTGAGCAAGGTGAAGAATGCTGACCAGCTGGCTCCAGCCCTCCGTGTGGCTTTCATGGAGAGCAATGAGGTAATGATCGAGGGCTTCCTTGATGGAACAGAGATTTCACAGGGTATCTACAAGACAGCCGAGAAGACTGTTGTACTGCCGGCTACAGAGGTGGTTACCACCAACGAGTTCTTCGATTACGATGCCAAGTATAACGGTCAGGTACAGGAAATCACTCCAGCCCGTCTCTCTCCAGAGACTGCAGAAGAGGTTGCCAAGACTACATCACGCATCTACGACATTCTTCATGCCAACGGTATCATCCGTATCGACTATATCATCTCTAAGGATAAGGATGGTAAAGACAAGGTGAACATGCTGGAGATCAATACCACTCCAGGTATGACCGTTACCAGTTTCATTCCTCAGCAGGTTCGTGCAGCAGGTCTTGATATCAAGGATGTGCTCAGCGAAATTGTGGAGAATCAGTTCTAG
- a CDS encoding SusC/RagA family TonB-linked outer membrane protein codes for MNLNLKKSMLLVGALASLGLSYTTEAWAASPSQSVNAVQQAKKVTGNVSDAEGPIIGASVVEKGNPGNGTVTDLDGNFTLNVKPGSTIVVTYIGYQKQEIAVGNQSSLKITMKTDDKTLDEVVVVGYGVQKKKLVTGSTIEVKGDDIQKMNTTQVLGALQSQTPGVNIQAASGQPGDGFKISIRGAGTNGNTAPLYIIDGVAGDINNLNPADIERIDVLKDAASCAIYGSAAANGVILVTTKQGKQGKIQVSYDGNVGWANVYRMPKMLTAKQYMEVMDQVRFNSGESGYDWKSIMGEDLYNSYMDGSNEGTNWVEAIRNKNAVTTSHALNVTGGSDRSTFSMGAGYQYQDGVFGNVVKSDYRRFTFRINSEHVIYRNDKGMDVVKIGENIYYQHKQNQGIQIGNQYSNELSNMLRANPAIPMYNADGNYTTAEDLKGWVDKYNSYSVNPIYKMLNQQSGHNKSINHNLHATGYLEIQPIKNLVYRGQLNYNQNTYTWRTFLPVFDANRTNADNFRTEDKATNQIGTSWGWSTTNTLSYKFDLQKKHNFDILVGTEYGESRPDFGFSLNATSSNSVFGDMTHAYMTYMKNNNAAAVTGTPCDDSRSMSYFGRVNYNFDEKYMLSAIMRADGNSKFAPGERWGYFPSVSAGWVISNEKFMAKTVSWLDFLKLRAGWGQNGNAQTINNFQWQGAFAYDTSSYYTFNGNPDQYISGAAPSRLPNEDLTWETSEQLNIGLDARFLSGRLGFTLDWYNKKTKDLLVAVPVDPTTGFSTQMKNAGTVENKGIELSLTWNDKIGKDFQYNVGWNMAYNHNEVTEVKSNQTYNNGGKDLLAQNTGYMARFEEGHPIGYFWGYKTEGVMQNEADVQAYLDKNCKGNAANSKQGTSIKPGDLKFVDVNGDGVINDDDKTELGDPHPDVTMGITLGASYKGFDLSVTGFGAFGQQVARSFRKFTDGEFENFTTEVYDYWHGEGTSNKYPLLAHMNAGPNWQTISDIYIENASYFRLQNLTVGYDFTKIWKSSPFQQLRLYFAAQNLFTITGYKGMDPENGTAIGSDSWVTGVDVGNYPQPRTYMVGVNVKF; via the coding sequence ATGAATTTGAACTTAAAAAAATCAATGCTGCTTGTGGGAGCGTTAGCATCGTTAGGCTTGAGTTATACGACTGAAGCATGGGCGGCATCTCCTAGTCAGAGCGTAAATGCTGTACAGCAGGCAAAGAAAGTAACCGGTAATGTGAGCGATGCAGAAGGTCCTATTATCGGTGCAAGTGTAGTAGAAAAGGGCAACCCTGGTAATGGTACCGTTACAGATCTTGATGGTAACTTTACCTTGAACGTAAAGCCTGGTTCTACTATTGTAGTTACCTATATCGGTTACCAGAAACAGGAAATTGCTGTGGGTAACCAGTCTAGTCTCAAAATCACAATGAAGACTGACGACAAGACTCTTGATGAAGTCGTTGTTGTAGGTTATGGTGTCCAGAAGAAAAAGCTCGTTACCGGTTCTACCATTGAGGTAAAGGGTGATGATATTCAGAAGATGAATACCACACAGGTGCTCGGCGCCTTGCAGAGCCAGACTCCTGGTGTCAACATTCAGGCAGCTTCCGGTCAGCCTGGTGATGGCTTTAAGATATCTATCCGTGGTGCCGGTACCAACGGCAACACAGCTCCTCTTTATATTATTGATGGGGTAGCAGGTGATATCAATAACTTGAACCCTGCCGACATCGAGCGTATCGACGTCTTGAAGGATGCCGCATCTTGTGCCATCTATGGTTCTGCCGCAGCCAATGGTGTTATCCTTGTAACTACCAAGCAGGGTAAGCAGGGTAAGATTCAGGTATCTTACGATGGTAACGTAGGTTGGGCTAACGTATATCGAATGCCTAAGATGCTTACTGCCAAACAGTATATGGAGGTAATGGATCAGGTGCGTTTCAACAGTGGTGAAAGTGGCTATGATTGGAAGAGCATTATGGGCGAAGACCTCTACAACTCTTATATGGATGGTTCTAACGAAGGAACCAACTGGGTAGAGGCTATCCGCAACAAGAATGCTGTTACAACAAGTCATGCTTTGAATGTAACAGGTGGTTCCGACCGTTCAACTTTCTCTATGGGTGCCGGTTATCAGTATCAGGATGGTGTGTTTGGCAATGTTGTTAAGTCAGACTACCGCCGTTTCACCTTCCGCATCAATTCAGAGCATGTCATCTATCGCAATGACAAGGGCATGGATGTTGTGAAGATTGGTGAGAATATCTACTATCAGCACAAGCAGAATCAGGGTATCCAGATTGGTAACCAGTATAGCAATGAGCTTTCCAATATGCTCCGTGCTAACCCTGCTATCCCTATGTATAATGCCGATGGCAATTATACCACAGCCGAAGATTTGAAAGGCTGGGTGGATAAATACAACTCTTATTCTGTTAACCCTATCTATAAGATGTTGAATCAGCAGTCTGGTCACAACAAGAGTATTAATCATAACTTGCATGCTACTGGTTACTTGGAGATTCAGCCAATCAAGAATCTTGTATATCGTGGTCAGTTGAACTACAACCAGAATACTTATACCTGGCGTACCTTCCTCCCTGTATTCGATGCCAACAGAACCAATGCGGACAATTTCCGAACAGAGGATAAGGCTACAAATCAGATTGGTACAAGTTGGGGATGGAGTACAACCAATACCTTGAGTTATAAGTTTGACTTGCAGAAGAAGCACAACTTCGACATTCTGGTAGGTACAGAGTATGGTGAGAGCCGTCCTGACTTCGGTTTCTCCTTGAATGCTACATCTTCTAATTCTGTGTTTGGCGATATGACTCATGCTTACATGACCTATATGAAGAATAATAATGCTGCTGCCGTTACTGGTACTCCTTGTGATGATTCTCGCAGTATGTCTTACTTCGGTCGTGTTAATTACAACTTTGATGAGAAGTATATGCTTTCTGCCATCATGCGTGCCGATGGTAACTCTAAATTCGCTCCAGGTGAGCGTTGGGGTTATTTCCCATCTGTATCTGCTGGTTGGGTTATCTCTAACGAGAAGTTCATGGCAAAGACTGTTTCATGGCTCGACTTCCTGAAGCTTCGTGCTGGTTGGGGACAGAATGGTAATGCACAGACCATTAACAACTTCCAGTGGCAGGGTGCTTTCGCATACGATACAAGTAGCTATTATACCTTCAATGGTAATCCTGACCAGTATATTTCAGGTGCAGCTCCTTCCCGTCTGCCTAATGAGGATTTGACTTGGGAGACTTCTGAGCAGTTGAACATCGGTTTGGATGCTCGCTTCCTGAGTGGACGTCTGGGCTTCACCTTGGATTGGTATAACAAGAAGACCAAGGACTTGCTGGTTGCAGTTCCTGTAGATCCAACAACCGGTTTCTCTACCCAGATGAAGAATGCCGGTACTGTAGAGAACAAGGGTATTGAGCTTTCTCTCACTTGGAATGACAAGATTGGCAAGGACTTCCAGTACAACGTAGGTTGGAACATGGCTTACAATCACAATGAGGTTACAGAGGTGAAGTCTAACCAGACATACAACAATGGCGGTAAGGACCTCTTGGCTCAGAATACCGGTTATATGGCTCGTTTCGAGGAAGGTCATCCTATCGGTTACTTCTGGGGCTACAAGACAGAAGGTGTGATGCAGAATGAGGCAGACGTTCAGGCTTACCTTGACAAGAACTGCAAGGGCAATGCCGCAAACTCTAAGCAGGGTACCAGTATCAAACCAGGTGACTTGAAGTTTGTGGATGTAAATGGCGATGGTGTTATCAATGATGACGATAAGACAGAGCTTGGCGATCCACATCCAGATGTAACCATGGGTATCACTCTCGGTGCATCTTACAAAGGCTTCGACCTTTCTGTTACAGGTTTTGGAGCATTCGGTCAGCAGGTGGCTCGTTCATTCCGTAAGTTCACCGATGGTGAGTTCGAGAACTTCACTACAGAGGTGTATGACTACTGGCATGGTGAGGGAACTTCCAACAAGTATCCATTGCTCGCCCACATGAATGCAGGTCCAAACTGGCAGACCATTTCTGATATTTACATTGAGAATGCCAGCTACTTCCGTCTTCAGAATCTGACCGTGGGTTACGATTTCACTAAGATTTGGAAGAGCAGCCCATTCCAGCAGCTCCGTCTCTATTTCGCAGCCCAGAATCTCTTTACCATTACCGGTTATAAGGGTATGGATCCAGAGAATGGTACAGCTATCGGCTCAGACTCATGGGTAACAGGTGTTGATGTAGGTAACTATCCTCAGCCTCGTACCTATATGGTTGGTGTAAATGTAAAGTTCTAA
- a CDS encoding RluA family pseudouridine synthase, with translation MEEGNAASGEGGDELYEHWKVQVDANQDPVRIDKYLADKMAYQSRNRIQQAADAGFIHVNGKPVKSNYKVRPNDLVTLMLDRPRHETSIKPEEIAINVVYEDDQLMVVNKEAGMVVHPGAGNFHGTLIQAVAWHLRDMPEFDANDPEVGLVHRIDKDTSGLLVVAKTPTAKTALGKQFFNKTTHRSYNALVWGNIVEDEGRIEGNIGRDPKNRLRMKVFDPDSGIGKTAVTHYKVLERFGYTTLVQCVLETGRTHQIRAHMKHIGHPLFMDETYGGTEILRGQRSSSYKAFIQNCFKLCPRQALHAKTLGFVHPTTKQQMDFDSEWPEDFRQLIEKWRGFIAGTTQDTFKNI, from the coding sequence ATGCCAACCAGGATCCGGTGCGTATCGATAAGTACCTGGCTGATAAGATGGCCTATCAGAGCCGTAACCGCATTCAGCAGGCTGCTGATGCCGGATTCATCCATGTTAATGGTAAACCGGTAAAGAGCAACTATAAGGTGCGCCCTAATGATCTGGTTACTCTGATGCTCGACCGTCCTCGTCATGAAACGAGTATCAAACCTGAAGAAATCGCTATCAATGTGGTTTATGAAGACGATCAGCTGATGGTGGTCAACAAGGAAGCAGGTATGGTGGTGCATCCGGGTGCGGGCAACTTTCATGGAACCTTGATTCAGGCGGTAGCCTGGCATTTAAGGGATATGCCTGAGTTTGATGCCAATGATCCGGAAGTGGGCTTGGTGCATCGCATTGATAAAGATACCAGCGGACTGCTCGTTGTGGCAAAAACTCCTACAGCAAAGACCGCACTGGGTAAGCAGTTCTTCAACAAGACTACCCATCGCAGTTACAATGCGCTCGTTTGGGGCAACATTGTAGAAGATGAAGGTCGCATAGAAGGCAATATCGGCCGTGATCCGAAGAACCGCCTCCGTATGAAGGTCTTCGATCCGGACAGCGGAATAGGCAAGACGGCAGTTACGCATTACAAGGTGTTGGAGCGTTTCGGTTATACTACCTTGGTGCAGTGTGTGCTTGAAACAGGCCGTACCCATCAGATTCGTGCTCACATGAAGCATATCGGTCATCCGCTCTTTATGGACGAAACGTATGGCGGAACAGAGATTCTGAGAGGTCAGCGCAGTAGCAGCTACAAGGCATTTATCCAGAACTGCTTCAAACTCTGTCCGCGTCAGGCTCTCCATGCCAAGACACTCGGCTTCGTGCATCCTACAACCAAGCAGCAGATGGATTTTGACAGTGAGTGGCCGGAAGATTTTAGACAATTAATAGAAAAGTGGCGCGGCTTCATCGCTGGCACCACACAAGATACATTCAAAAATATTTAG
- a CDS encoding 1-acyl-sn-glycerol-3-phosphate acyltransferase, giving the protein MNIPQEFDTIRPWEPEDLPEVFDRLLSNDQFKQVLAYLYPQVPFEMIAQKLKACKTNLDFQLAFAYDFVHGILKKAATGCEMDCTSLDNTRNYTFISNHRDIVLDSAILDVLLIDNGFKTTCEIAIGDNLLSLPWVKDLVRVNKAFIVERALSMRQMLMSSKRLSDYMHFAIKEKNENIWIAQREGRAKDSNDRTQKSILQMMSMGGEGSIIDRLKQLHLVPLSISYEYDPCDFLKAKEFQQKRDNADWKKGPMDDLVSMQTGIFGYKGHVHYHAAPCLDDYLDSLDPDMPKQDIYNKVAAYMDEQIFKNYRLYPGNYVALDLLENSTAHQAEYTAEDKAKFEKYMAGQLAKIDLPNKDEAYLRERILEMYANPVRNYLAAQ; this is encoded by the coding sequence ATGAATATCCCTCAAGAATTTGATACCATCCGTCCTTGGGAGCCTGAAGATCTCCCAGAGGTATTCGACCGTTTGCTTTCTAACGATCAGTTTAAACAAGTGCTTGCCTATCTCTATCCACAAGTACCTTTCGAAATGATTGCCCAGAAGTTGAAGGCATGTAAGACCAATCTGGATTTCCAGCTGGCTTTTGCTTACGATTTTGTTCATGGCATTCTGAAGAAGGCAGCAACAGGCTGCGAGATGGATTGTACATCGCTCGATAATACCCGTAATTATACTTTCATCAGTAATCACCGTGATATCGTGCTCGATTCAGCCATCCTCGATGTCCTTCTTATCGATAACGGTTTTAAGACCACCTGTGAGATTGCCATCGGTGATAATCTCCTTTCTCTTCCTTGGGTCAAGGACCTGGTACGTGTCAACAAGGCGTTTATCGTAGAGCGTGCCCTGAGCATGCGCCAGATGCTGATGTCGAGCAAGCGCCTTTCCGACTATATGCATTTTGCCATCAAGGAGAAGAACGAGAACATCTGGATAGCCCAGCGCGAGGGTAGGGCCAAGGACAGTAATGACCGCACCCAGAAGAGTATTTTGCAGATGATGTCGATGGGTGGCGAGGGCAGCATTATCGACCGCCTGAAACAGCTTCATCTCGTACCGCTCTCTATCAGTTACGAATATGATCCATGCGATTTCCTGAAGGCAAAGGAGTTCCAGCAGAAGCGCGATAATGCCGATTGGAAGAAGGGACCTATGGATGACCTGGTAAGCATGCAGACCGGTATCTTCGGTTATAAGGGTCATGTGCATTATCATGCAGCTCCATGTCTTGATGATTATCTGGACAGTCTTGATCCTGATATGCCTAAGCAGGATATATATAATAAGGTAGCCGCCTACATGGATGAGCAGATATTCAAGAACTACCGCCTCTATCCGGGCAACTATGTGGCTCTTGATTTGCTTGAAAACTCAACTGCTCATCAGGCAGAATATACTGCCGAAGATAAGGCAAAATTTGAAAAATATATGGCTGGTCAGCTTGCGAAAATTGACCTTCCAAATAAGGATGAAGCTTACTTGAGAGAGAGAATTCTCGAGATGTATGCCAATCCTGTACGTAATTACCTTGCTGCTCAATAG